One genomic window of Mucilaginibacter sp. SJ includes the following:
- a CDS encoding N-acyl homoserine lactonase family protein has product MKKISLLVFALMLSCHIIYAQTPVYKIYAVKFAESGYPFKVGDWALNGPKNEPVKIDFMAWLIKGSNGKNILVDAGFLHDIEDAKEFKLKTYQRPDSALLKLGVKPQDITDIILSHPHWDHIDGLSLFPKAKVWMQKLDYEFFTGAAWQKAGEAGGYARRDVINMVNLNLAGRLKLIDGDDKEVIKGIKVYTGSKHTYNSQYVLVQTGKNRVVIASDNIWIYYSLEHLVPPSQGGTLDPPGYVKAMKRMKTLASDVKFIIPGHDGRQLEIFPKVADGVVEIR; this is encoded by the coding sequence ATGAAAAAAATCAGCCTGCTTGTTTTTGCATTAATGCTTAGTTGCCATATCATTTATGCGCAAACCCCGGTCTATAAAATTTATGCCGTAAAATTCGCCGAATCGGGATATCCATTTAAAGTGGGCGATTGGGCGTTGAATGGTCCCAAAAATGAGCCTGTTAAAATTGATTTTATGGCATGGCTTATCAAAGGTAGCAACGGCAAAAATATTTTGGTTGATGCCGGCTTTTTGCACGATATTGAAGATGCTAAAGAATTTAAACTTAAAACCTATCAACGCCCTGACTCGGCGCTTTTAAAGCTTGGTGTAAAGCCCCAGGATATAACCGATATTATTTTAAGCCACCCCCATTGGGATCATATAGATGGTTTAAGCCTTTTCCCGAAAGCTAAGGTTTGGATGCAAAAGCTGGATTATGAGTTTTTTACAGGCGCAGCATGGCAAAAAGCGGGAGAGGCAGGTGGTTATGCCAGGCGTGATGTTATTAACATGGTAAATTTAAACTTGGCAGGCAGGCTCAAGCTGATAGACGGCGACGATAAAGAGGTCATTAAAGGTATAAAAGTTTATACCGGTTCAAAGCATACCTACAATTCGCAATATGTGCTGGTACAAACCGGGAAAAACAGGGTGGTAATAGCATCTGATAATATCTGGATCTATTACAGCCTTGAACATTTAGTACCACCTTCGCAAGGTGGCACGCTTGATCCGCCAGGCTATGTTAAGGCAATGAAACGGATGAAAACACTTGCAAGCGACGTTAAATTTATCATTCCCGGGCATGATGGCAGGCAGCTTGAGATCTTTCCAAAGGTAGCGGATGGAGTAGTGGAGATCAGGTAA